A DNA window from Rhineura floridana isolate rRhiFlo1 chromosome 11, rRhiFlo1.hap2, whole genome shotgun sequence contains the following coding sequences:
- the LOC133367356 gene encoding olfactory receptor 4K3-like, which produces MAWGNQTTVTEFVLLGLSETWEVKVLLFVFFLLLYTATLFSNILILSAIISDHSLSDSPMLFLLGHLALLDLCLSSFAIPRYLFDFVAQREAISFQGCMAQIFFLHLFAGGEMLLLTAMAYDRYVAICHPLRYASLMSRRHCIGLVLASWAGGLLHTSVQLGFTINAPFCGPNRVDNYFCDLPFVIQLACIDTSPLEVMMVTNSGIMSLVCFLAVLLSYALILSTIRSRGPSEGPTKAAYTCTSHLIVVTMYFGPILFMYLHPYTRFMIDKLLSVFFNSVTPFLNPTVYALKNKEMKAAIRRLLARRSGQVSAHGRPAIRQRGSHHR; this is translated from the coding sequence ATGGCGTGGGGCAACCAGACAACGGTGACCGAGTTTGTCCTGCTGGGTCTCTCTGAAACCTGGGAAGTCAAGGTCCTCTTATttgtcttcttcctcctcctttacaCGGCTACTCTCTTCAGCAACATTCTCATCCTCTCGGCAATTATCAGCGATCACAGCCTTTCTGATTCCCCTATGCTCTTTCTGCTAGGTCATCTGGCTTTACTGGATCTGTGCTTGTCCTCCTTTGCCATCCCAAGATATCTCTTTGATTTCGTTGCACAACGTGAAGCCATCTCCTTCCAGGGCTGCATGGCCCAAATTTTCTTCCTCCACCTCTTTGCAGGTGGCGAGATGCTCTTGCTGACAGCTATGGCCTATGACCGGTACGTGGCCATCTGCCATCCTCTCCGCTATGCCTCACTCATGAGCCGGCGCCATTGCATAGGGCTTGTGCTAGCCTCCTGGGCCGGTGGGCTCCTTCACACCAGTGTGCAACTCGGTTTCACCATTAACGCACCCTTCTGTGGGCCCAATCGGGTGGACAACTACTTCTGTGACCTTCCCTTTGTCATCCAGTTGGCTTGCATTGACACCTCTCCCCTGGAGGTCATGATGGTGACCAATAGTGGCATTATGTCACTGGTGTGTTTCCTTGCTGTGCTTCTCTCCTACGCACTCATTCTCTCCACAATCCGCTCCCGGGGCCCCTCTGAAGGCCCAACCAAGGCTGCCTACACATGTACCTCTCACCTCATTGTGGTCACCATGTACTTTGGACCCATTTTGTTTATGTACCTTCATCCATATACCCGGTTCATGATTGATAAACTGCTCTCTGTCTTCTTCAACTCTGTCACCCCCTTTCTGAACCCTACTGTCTATGCATTGAAGAACAAGGAGATGAAGGCTGCCATAAGAAGACTGTTGGCAAGACGTTCTGGACAGGTGTCTGCTCATGGccgccctgccattaggcagagaggCAGCCACCACAGGTAG